Proteins from one Mycobacterium sp. HUMS_12744610 genomic window:
- a CDS encoding FtsW/RodA/SpoVE family cell cycle protein: MTTQLQPPVAVTPPLPTRRNAELLLLGFAALITVAALLIVQANQERGVRWGIATYGLVFLSVFGGAHLAVRRFAPYTDPLLLPIVALLNGLGLVMIHRLDLADNELSGRHHPSATQQMLWTLVGVATFALVVTFLKDHRQLARYGYICGLAGLIFLAVPALLPASLSEQNGAKIWIRLPGFSIQPAEFSKILLLIFFSAVLIAKRGLFTSVGKHVMGMTLPRPRDLAPLLAAWVTSIGVMVLEKDLGTSLLLYASFLVVVYLATQRFSWVVIGLVLFAAGSVAAYFAFAHVRVRVQTWWDPFADPDGSGYQIVQSLFSFATGGIFGTGLGNGQPDTVPAAATDFIIAAFGEELGLVGLASILLLYTIVIVRGLRTAIATRDSFGKLLAAGLASALAVQLFIVVGGVTQLIPLTGLTTPWMSYGGSSLLANYVLLAILARISHSARRPLRTRSRNTSSIEAAGTEVIQRV, encoded by the coding sequence ATGACCACCCAGCTCCAGCCGCCAGTCGCGGTCACGCCTCCGCTACCGACCCGGCGCAACGCGGAACTGCTGCTACTGGGCTTCGCCGCGCTGATCACCGTCGCCGCCCTGCTCATCGTGCAGGCCAACCAGGAACGCGGCGTGCGTTGGGGTATCGCGACCTACGGGTTGGTCTTTTTGTCCGTGTTCGGCGGCGCCCACCTGGCCGTTCGGCGGTTCGCCCCCTACACCGACCCGCTGCTGCTGCCGATCGTGGCGCTGCTCAACGGGCTCGGCCTGGTGATGATCCACCGACTCGACCTCGCCGACAACGAACTCAGCGGCCGCCACCATCCCAGCGCGACCCAGCAGATGTTGTGGACCCTGGTCGGGGTGGCCACGTTCGCGCTGGTGGTCACCTTCCTCAAGGACCATCGCCAGCTGGCGCGCTACGGCTACATCTGCGGGCTGGCGGGCCTGATCTTCTTGGCGGTGCCCGCGCTGCTCCCCGCCTCGCTGTCCGAACAGAACGGCGCCAAGATCTGGATTCGGCTGCCCGGCTTCTCGATCCAGCCTGCCGAGTTCTCCAAGATCCTGCTGCTGATCTTCTTCTCGGCGGTCCTGATCGCCAAGCGGGGCCTGTTCACCAGCGTCGGCAAGCACGTCATGGGCATGACGCTGCCCCGCCCACGCGACCTTGCGCCGCTGCTGGCGGCCTGGGTGACCTCGATCGGGGTGATGGTCCTCGAAAAGGACCTGGGCACCTCGCTGTTGCTCTATGCGTCCTTCCTGGTCGTGGTGTACCTGGCCACACAGCGATTCAGCTGGGTGGTCATCGGCCTGGTGCTGTTCGCCGCGGGGAGTGTCGCGGCGTACTTCGCCTTCGCGCACGTCCGGGTTCGCGTGCAGACGTGGTGGGATCCGTTCGCCGATCCCGACGGCAGCGGCTACCAGATCGTGCAGTCGCTGTTCAGCTTCGCCACCGGCGGCATCTTCGGCACGGGCCTGGGCAACGGCCAGCCCGACACCGTGCCCGCCGCGGCGACCGACTTCATCATCGCGGCCTTCGGGGAAGAGCTCGGGCTGGTCGGGCTGGCCAGCATCCTGCTGCTATACACCATCGTCATCGTCCGCGGCCTGCGCACCGCGATCGCCACCCGCGACAGCTTCGGCAAGCTGCTGGCCGCCGGTCTGGCGTCGGCGCTGGCGGTCCAGCTGTTCATCGTCGTCGGCGGGGTGACGCAGCTGATCCCGCTCACCGGGCTGACCACACCGTGGATGTCCTACGGCGGGTCGTCGCTGCTGGCCAACTATGTGCTGCTGGCCATCCTGGCGCGGATCTCGCACAGCGCGCGGCGCCCGCTGCGGACCCGCTCGCGCAACACGTCGTCCATCGAGGCCGCCGGCACCGAGGTGATACAGCGGGTATGA
- a CDS encoding FHA domain-containing protein FhaB/FipA: MQGLVLQLTRAGFLTLLWVFIWSVLRILRTDIYAPTGAVMVRRGLALRGTLLPSRQRRDTARYLVVTEGALAGARITLSGQPVLIGRADDSTLVLTDDYASTRHARLSQRGTEWYVEDLGSTNGTYLDRAKVTTAVRVPMGTPVRIGKTAIELRP, translated from the coding sequence ATGCAGGGACTGGTACTGCAGCTGACGCGTGCCGGGTTTTTGACGCTGTTGTGGGTATTCATCTGGTCCGTGCTGCGCATACTGCGGACCGACATCTATGCCCCGACCGGTGCTGTCATGGTACGCCGCGGCCTGGCGCTGCGGGGCACGCTGCTGCCGTCGCGGCAACGCCGGGACACCGCCCGCTACCTGGTGGTGACCGAAGGCGCGCTGGCCGGCGCGCGGATCACGCTCAGCGGCCAACCGGTGTTGATCGGGCGCGCCGACGACTCGACTCTGGTGCTGACCGACGACTACGCCTCGACGCGGCATGCCCGGCTCTCTCAGCGCGGCACGGAATGGTACGTCGAAGATCTAGGATCGACCAACGGCACTTACCTTGACAGGGCGAAGGTGACGACTGCGGTACGAGTACCCATGGGAACGCCGGTCCGGATCGGCAAAACGGCGATCGAGTTGCGCCCGTGA
- the pbpA gene encoding D,D-transpeptidase PbpA — protein MNTSLRRISVTVMALMVLLLLNATMTQVFAADGLRADPRNQRILLDEYSRQRGQIVAGGQLLAYSVATDSRYRFLRVYPNPDVYAPVTGFYSLRYSSSGLERAEDPVLNGSDARLFGRRLADFLTGRDPRGGNVDTTINPRVQQAGWDAMQQGCGGPPCKGAIVAIEPSTGKILAMVSSPSYDPNLLSSHDPQLQAQAWQRLRDDPADPLANRAISETYPPGSTFKVITTAAALEAGATVGEQLTAAPSIPLPGSSATLENYGGGPCGPEPTVSLAEAFAKSCNTAFVQLGLMTGTEALRGTAHSFGLDSAPPVIPLQVAESTVGVIPDAAALGMSSIGQKDVAVTPLQNAEVAATIANNGVAMQPYLVESLKGPDLSNISTAVPYEQRRAVSPQVAAKLTELMVSAEKVAQQKGAIPGVQIASKTGTAEHGTDPRHTPPHAWYIAFAPAQAPKVAVAVVVENGGDRLSATGGALAAPIGRAVIEAALQGGP, from the coding sequence ATGAACACCTCCCTCCGCCGCATCTCGGTCACCGTGATGGCGTTGATGGTGTTGCTTTTGCTCAACGCCACGATGACGCAGGTCTTCGCCGCCGACGGGCTGCGGGCCGACCCGCGCAACCAGCGGATCCTGCTCGACGAGTACTCGCGTCAACGCGGCCAGATCGTCGCCGGCGGCCAGTTGCTGGCCTATTCGGTCGCCACCGACAGCCGGTACCGGTTCCTGCGGGTGTATCCGAACCCGGACGTGTACGCGCCGGTCACCGGCTTCTACTCGCTGCGCTATTCCAGCTCGGGGCTCGAACGCGCCGAGGACCCGGTGCTCAACGGCTCGGACGCGCGGCTCTTCGGACGGCGGCTAGCCGACTTCCTCACCGGCCGCGATCCGCGCGGCGGCAACGTCGACACCACGATCAACCCGCGGGTCCAGCAGGCCGGCTGGGACGCGATGCAGCAGGGCTGCGGGGGGCCGCCGTGCAAAGGCGCCATCGTCGCCATCGAGCCGTCCACCGGCAAGATTCTGGCCATGGTGTCGTCGCCGTCGTATGACCCCAACCTCCTGTCCTCGCACGATCCCCAACTGCAGGCGCAGGCGTGGCAGCGGCTCCGCGACGACCCGGCCGATCCGCTGGCCAACCGCGCCATCTCCGAGACCTATCCGCCCGGCTCCACGTTCAAGGTGATCACCACCGCGGCCGCGCTGGAGGCCGGCGCCACGGTCGGCGAGCAGTTGACCGCGGCGCCCTCGATCCCGCTGCCCGGCAGTAGCGCCACCTTGGAGAACTACGGTGGGGGGCCATGCGGACCCGAACCGACGGTGTCGCTCGCCGAGGCGTTCGCCAAATCGTGCAACACCGCATTCGTCCAGCTGGGGCTCATGACCGGTACGGAGGCGCTGCGCGGCACGGCGCATTCGTTCGGGCTGGACAGCGCCCCGCCCGTCATCCCGCTGCAGGTCGCCGAATCCACCGTCGGGGTGATCCCCGACGCCGCTGCCCTGGGGATGTCGAGCATCGGACAGAAAGACGTCGCCGTCACGCCGCTGCAGAATGCCGAGGTCGCCGCGACGATCGCCAACAACGGGGTGGCAATGCAGCCGTACCTGGTCGAAAGCCTCAAGGGCCCGGACCTGTCCAACATCAGCACCGCCGTGCCCTACGAACAGCGCCGCGCGGTGTCACCGCAGGTCGCGGCTAAGCTGACAGAGCTGATGGTCAGCGCCGAGAAGGTCGCGCAGCAGAAAGGGGCCATTCCCGGCGTGCAGATCGCATCGAAAACTGGTACCGCAGAACATGGCACCGATCCGCGACACACCCCACCGCACGCGTGGTACATCGCGTTTGCGCCCGCGCAAGCGCCGAAGGTCGCCGTCGCGGTCGTGGTGGAGAACGGCGGAGATCGCCTGTCCGCGACCGGGGGTGCACTCGCCGCGCCGATCGGGCGGGCCGTGATCGAAGCCGCGCTACAGGGGGGACCATGA
- a CDS encoding serine/threonine-protein kinase: MSPRVGVTLSGRYRLQRLIATGGMGQVWEAVDSRLGRRVAVKVLKQEFSQDPEFIERFRAEARTTAMLNHPGIAAVHDYGESQLDGEGRTAYLVMELVNGEPLNSVLKRTGRLSLRHALDMLEQTGRALQVAHAAGLVHRDVKPGNILITPTGQVKITDFGIAKAVDAAPVTQTGMVMGTAQYIAPEQALGHDATPASDVYSLGVVGYEVVSGKRPFTGDGALTVAMKHIKEPPPPLPAELPPNVRELIEITLVKNPGMRYRSGGPFADAVAAVRAGRRPPRPSQSPPPGRASPAAIPSAGAPTRVAGASSGRSPAARRSRPTTGGHRPPPARRTFSSGQRALLWAAGVLGALAIIIAVLIVINSRGDAQQQPTPPPTVTETGGPPSSSGSSGASSPSKTPSGLGPPRFTVRGLPPTPVALPARHEIPR; encoded by the coding sequence ATGAGCCCGCGAGTAGGTGTGACGCTGTCCGGCCGGTACCGCCTGCAACGCCTGATCGCCACCGGCGGCATGGGTCAGGTCTGGGAGGCCGTCGACAGCAGGCTGGGTCGGCGTGTGGCGGTCAAGGTGCTCAAACAGGAGTTCTCCCAGGACCCCGAGTTCATCGAGCGCTTCCGCGCCGAGGCGCGCACCACCGCGATGCTCAACCACCCGGGTATCGCCGCCGTCCACGACTACGGCGAGAGTCAGCTGGACGGGGAGGGGCGCACCGCCTATCTGGTCATGGAGCTGGTCAACGGCGAGCCGTTGAACTCGGTGCTCAAGCGCACCGGCAGGCTGTCGCTGCGGCACGCCCTGGACATGCTCGAGCAGACCGGCCGGGCCCTGCAGGTCGCCCACGCCGCCGGACTGGTCCACCGCGACGTCAAACCGGGCAACATCCTGATCACCCCCACCGGCCAGGTCAAGATCACCGACTTCGGTATCGCCAAGGCCGTCGACGCCGCACCGGTGACCCAGACCGGGATGGTGATGGGTACCGCCCAGTACATCGCGCCCGAACAGGCGCTGGGCCACGACGCGACCCCGGCCAGTGACGTCTACTCCCTCGGCGTGGTCGGCTACGAAGTCGTTTCCGGCAAGCGGCCGTTCACCGGCGACGGCGCGCTGACGGTGGCGATGAAGCACATCAAGGAACCCCCGCCGCCGCTGCCCGCCGAGTTGCCGCCCAACGTCCGCGAGCTGATCGAGATCACCCTGGTCAAGAACCCGGGGATGCGTTATCGCAGCGGGGGACCGTTCGCCGACGCGGTCGCCGCGGTGCGCGCCGGCCGCCGTCCGCCGAGGCCCAGCCAGTCGCCGCCGCCCGGGCGCGCCTCGCCGGCGGCCATCCCGTCCGCAGGCGCCCCGACCCGGGTCGCGGGCGCCTCGAGTGGGCGCAGCCCGGCGGCGCGCCGGTCCCGGCCGACCACCGGCGGGCATCGGCCACCCCCGGCGCGGCGCACGTTCTCGTCGGGCCAGCGCGCGCTGCTGTGGGCCGCGGGCGTGCTCGGGGCGTTGGCGATCATCATCGCGGTGCTGATCGTGATCAACTCCCGCGGCGACGCCCAGCAACAGCCGACGCCGCCCCCGACGGTCACCGAGACCGGCGGCCCGCCCTCCTCCTCGGGATCCTCGGGCGCGTCATCGCCGAGCAAGACCCCGTCCGGCCTGGGCCCCCCGCGGTTCACCGTTCGGGGCCTCCCGCCGACCCCGGTCGCGCTGCCGGCCCGGCACGAGATACCGCGATGA
- a CDS encoding PP2C family protein-serine/threonine phosphatase translates to MTLVLRYAAHSDRGLVRANNEDSVYAGARLLALADGMGGHAAGEVASQLVIAALAHLDDDEPGGDLLAKLDAAVRAGNAAIAAQVEMEPELEGMGTTLTAILFAGNRIGLVHIGDSRGYLLRDGELTQITKDDTFVQTLVDEGRITREEAHSHPQRSLIMRALTGHEVEPTLTMREARAGDRYLLCSDGLSDPVSDETIQEALQIPDVAEAAYRLIELALRGGGPDNVTVVVADVVDYDYGQTQPILAGAVSGEDDQLTLPNTSAGRASAIGPRKEATKRVAPQAETPSRPRWSRRRTAIVVTLVVLVALAGLAIGRAIIRSNYYVAEDNGLVSIVRGIQGSLLGISLHEPYLIGCLNARNELSLVSFSQSRGTLDCHLIQLQDLRPPERAQVQAGLPSGTLDDAIAQLRELSANSLLPPCPPPRATSPPTTTTTGATTAPPTSSTTTSTRSTSPTRTPASTPSGTLPASPATTSPTAPPAQTVTALPPPPPQPGIDCRTVA, encoded by the coding sequence GTGACGCTGGTTCTGCGATACGCCGCCCACAGTGATCGCGGCCTGGTACGCGCGAACAACGAAGACTCCGTCTACGCCGGCGCGCGGCTGCTGGCCCTGGCCGACGGGATGGGCGGCCACGCCGCCGGCGAGGTCGCGTCCCAGTTGGTTATCGCGGCCCTGGCCCATCTCGACGACGACGAACCCGGCGGCGACCTGCTCGCCAAGCTCGACGCCGCGGTGCGCGCCGGCAACGCCGCCATCGCCGCGCAGGTCGAGATGGAACCCGAACTCGAGGGCATGGGCACCACGCTGACCGCAATCCTGTTCGCGGGCAACCGCATCGGGCTTGTGCACATCGGCGACTCGCGCGGCTACCTGTTGCGCGACGGTGAGCTGACCCAGATCACCAAGGACGACACCTTCGTCCAGACCCTGGTCGACGAAGGCCGCATCACCCGGGAGGAGGCGCACAGCCACCCGCAGCGGTCGTTGATCATGCGGGCGCTGACCGGACACGAGGTCGAACCGACCCTGACCATGCGCGAAGCGCGCGCCGGTGACCGCTACCTGCTCTGCTCGGACGGCCTGTCCGACCCGGTCAGCGACGAAACCATCCAAGAGGCGCTGCAGATCCCCGATGTCGCCGAGGCCGCGTACCGCCTCATCGAGCTGGCGCTTCGCGGCGGCGGGCCCGACAACGTCACCGTCGTCGTCGCCGACGTCGTCGATTACGACTACGGCCAGACCCAGCCGATCCTGGCCGGTGCGGTGTCCGGCGAAGACGACCAGCTGACGCTGCCCAACACCTCCGCCGGCCGCGCCTCCGCCATCGGGCCGCGCAAAGAGGCCACCAAACGTGTTGCGCCGCAAGCCGAAACGCCGAGCCGCCCGCGCTGGTCGCGGCGTCGGACGGCGATCGTCGTCACACTGGTGGTGCTCGTGGCGCTCGCCGGCCTGGCGATCGGCCGGGCAATCATCCGCAGCAACTACTACGTCGCCGAAGACAACGGCCTGGTGTCGATCGTGCGCGGGATCCAGGGCTCGCTACTGGGCATCTCCCTGCACGAGCCCTACCTGATCGGGTGCCTCAATGCCCGCAACGAGCTTTCCCTCGTCAGCTTCAGCCAGAGCCGCGGCACCCTCGACTGCCACCTGATTCAGCTGCAGGATCTGCGCCCGCCCGAACGGGCCCAGGTCCAGGCCGGGCTACCGTCCGGGACGCTCGACGACGCCATCGCACAGCTGCGTGAGTTGTCGGCCAACTCGCTGCTGCCGCCCTGCCCGCCACCCCGCGCCACCTCTCCGCCGACCACGACAACCACCGGCGCGACGACCGCGCCCCCGACCTCGTCGACCACCACCTCAACCCGTTCCACGAGTCCCACCCGGACCCCCGCGAGCACCCCCTCCGGCACCCTGCCGGCGTCGCCTGCGACCACGTCGCCCACGGCGCCCCCCGCACAAACGGTGACCGCGCTCCCTCCACCCCCACCTCAGCCGGGCATCGACTGCCGGACGGTGGCATGA
- a CDS encoding FhaA domain-containing protein has protein sequence MSSHRGLAQRIERKLEATVGDAFARVFGGSIVPQEVEALLRREAEDGVRPLQGNRLLAPNEYIITLGVHDFEKVGADPDLTSSAFERYLADYIYEQGWQTYGEVVVRFEQTPNLHTGQFRARGAVNPDAKPRPTVDDPLRPQSNHAFGAERGVAAMTDNSSYRGDQGQGRPGEEYYDDRYGRPQDDSQGGPDRPGGPDPRGGHRPEQGGYPPQGGYTPPRSPEQGGYPEQGGYPEQGAGYQDHQRGGYPEQGDYPPQGGYPPQGGYAPPRTSEQGGYPEQGGYPDQGGYPQSYEQRPPGYGGQGYDQGYRQGGYGPPGGGQPGYGGYGDYGRGPARPDEGGYAPQQGHQQQRPAYPDQGGGYDQGYQQGGQAYSRPDYGPGDHTQYAESVPGGGYAPQSPQAPGYSETAHRDYDYGQQPDYGQAGDYGQQQPDYGQGGDYGQYGDYGQRLGGYDGYGQGGYGVPGTAVTLQLDDGSGRTYQLREGSNIVGRGQDAQFRLPDTGVSRRHLEIRWDGQVALLSDLNSTNGTTVNNAPVQEWQLADGDVIRLGHSEIIVRIH, from the coding sequence ATGAGTAGCCACCGGGGCCTGGCGCAGCGGATCGAGCGCAAGCTCGAGGCAACCGTCGGTGACGCGTTCGCCCGGGTGTTCGGAGGATCGATCGTTCCGCAGGAGGTGGAAGCCCTGCTGCGCCGCGAGGCCGAGGACGGCGTGCGGCCCCTTCAGGGCAATCGTCTTTTGGCGCCCAACGAATACATCATTACCCTCGGTGTGCACGACTTCGAGAAAGTAGGCGCCGACCCGGACCTTACGTCGAGCGCTTTCGAGCGGTACCTGGCCGACTACATCTATGAACAGGGGTGGCAAACGTATGGTGAGGTGGTCGTCCGGTTCGAGCAGACGCCGAACCTGCACACCGGCCAGTTCCGCGCACGCGGTGCTGTCAACCCCGACGCCAAGCCCCGCCCGACGGTCGACGATCCGCTCCGGCCACAATCGAATCACGCGTTCGGCGCAGAACGAGGAGTAGCAGCAATGACTGACAATTCGAGCTACCGCGGGGATCAGGGGCAGGGACGGCCCGGCGAGGAGTACTACGACGACCGCTACGGCCGTCCGCAAGACGATTCGCAGGGTGGCCCGGACAGGCCCGGTGGGCCGGACCCCCGAGGGGGGCACCGGCCGGAGCAGGGCGGCTACCCGCCGCAGGGCGGCTACACGCCACCCCGCTCTCCCGAACAGGGCGGCTATCCGGAGCAGGGCGGCTACCCCGAACAGGGTGCGGGCTACCAAGACCATCAGCGCGGGGGGTACCCGGAGCAGGGCGACTACCCGCCGCAGGGTGGCTACCCGCCGCAGGGCGGATACGCGCCGCCCCGCACTTCCGAACAGGGCGGCTATCCGGAGCAGGGCGGCTACCCGGACCAAGGTGGTTACCCCCAGTCTTACGAACAGCGTCCTCCCGGCTACGGCGGTCAGGGCTACGACCAGGGTTACCGCCAGGGCGGCTACGGCCCGCCCGGCGGCGGCCAGCCGGGCTACGGCGGCTACGGCGACTACGGTCGCGGCCCGGCCCGCCCGGACGAGGGTGGCTACGCGCCCCAGCAGGGCCACCAGCAGCAACGGCCGGCCTACCCCGACCAGGGCGGCGGGTACGACCAGGGCTACCAGCAGGGAGGCCAGGCATACAGCCGCCCCGACTACGGACCCGGCGACCACACGCAGTACGCCGAGAGCGTCCCCGGCGGGGGGTACGCCCCGCAAAGCCCCCAGGCCCCCGGGTACTCCGAGACCGCACACCGCGACTACGACTACGGCCAGCAGCCCGACTACGGCCAGGCGGGCGACTACGGCCAGCAGCAGCCCGACTACGGCCAGGGCGGCGACTACGGCCAGTACGGCGACTACGGCCAGCGACTGGGCGGCTACGACGGTTATGGCCAAGGCGGCTACGGCGTCCCCGGGACCGCCGTCACCCTGCAGCTCGATGATGGCAGCGGTCGCACCTATCAATTGCGCGAGGGCTCCAACATCGTGGGCCGCGGACAGGACGCCCAGTTCCGCCTGCCGGACACCGGGGTGTCGCGCCGCCACCTCGAGATCCGCTGGGACGGGCAGGTCGCGCTGCTGTCCGACCTCAACTCCACCAACGGCACCACCGTGAACAACGCACCGGTACAAGAATGGCAGCTGGCCGACGGCGATGTGATCCGGCTGGGTCACTCGGAGATCATCGTTCGCATTCACTGA
- the pknB gene encoding Stk1 family PASTA domain-containing Ser/Thr kinase: MTTPQHLSDRYELGEILGFGGMSEVHLARDVRLHRDVAVKVLRADLARDPSFYLRFRREAQNAAALNHPSIVAVYDTGEAETTAGPLPYIVMEYVDGVTLRDIVHTEGPLPPRRAIEIIADACQALNFSHQNGIIHRDVKPANIMISTTNAVKVMDFGIARAIADSGNSVTQTAAVIGTAQYLSPEQARGDSVDARSDVYSLGCVLYEILTGEPPFTGDSPVAVAYQHVREDPIPPSHRHEGISADLDAVVLKALAKNPENRYQTAAEMRADLVRVHNGEPPEAPKVLTDAERTSLLTHSGGHGGHPRTHPLPRQALGGADTDDERLGGSVARWVVAVAVLAVLTIVVVIAFNTFGGGTRDVQVPDVRGQVSADAIAVLQNRGFKTRTLQKPDSTIPPDHVIDTDPDANASVSAGDEITINVSTGPEQREMPDVSSLSYGEAVKKLKAAGFTKFKQASSPSTPDLMGKVIGTNPPANQTSAITNVITVIVGSGPETKQVPDVAGQTVDVAQKNLTVYGFTKFSQADVDSPRPAGEVVGTNPPKGTAVPVDSVIELQVSKGNQFVMPDVTNMFWTDAEPRLRALGWTGVLDKGPDVDAGGSMHNKVVYQNPPAGAGVNRDGIITLKFGQ, encoded by the coding sequence ATGACCACCCCGCAGCATCTGTCCGACCGCTACGAGCTGGGCGAGATCCTCGGCTTCGGGGGCATGTCGGAAGTTCACCTGGCGCGCGACGTCAGGTTGCACCGCGACGTCGCGGTCAAGGTGCTGCGCGCCGATCTGGCCCGTGACCCCAGCTTCTACCTGCGCTTCCGGCGGGAGGCCCAGAACGCCGCGGCGCTGAACCACCCGTCCATCGTCGCCGTGTACGACACCGGCGAGGCCGAGACCACCGCCGGCCCGCTGCCCTACATCGTGATGGAGTACGTCGACGGCGTCACCCTGCGCGACATCGTGCACACCGAGGGACCGCTGCCCCCGCGGCGCGCCATCGAGATCATCGCCGACGCCTGCCAGGCGCTGAACTTCAGTCACCAGAACGGCATCATCCACCGCGACGTCAAGCCGGCCAACATCATGATCAGCACCACCAACGCCGTCAAGGTGATGGACTTCGGCATCGCGCGCGCGATCGCCGACAGCGGCAACAGCGTCACCCAGACCGCAGCCGTGATCGGGACCGCCCAGTACCTGTCGCCCGAGCAGGCCCGCGGCGATTCCGTGGACGCGCGATCCGATGTCTATTCGCTCGGCTGCGTGCTGTACGAGATCCTCACCGGCGAGCCGCCGTTCACCGGCGACTCCCCGGTCGCGGTGGCCTATCAGCATGTGCGGGAAGATCCGATTCCCCCGTCGCATCGGCATGAGGGGATCTCCGCCGACCTCGACGCCGTCGTCCTCAAAGCGCTGGCCAAAAACCCGGAAAACCGCTACCAGACCGCGGCCGAGATGCGCGCCGATCTGGTGCGGGTGCACAACGGTGAGCCACCGGAGGCGCCCAAGGTGCTCACCGACGCCGAGCGCACGTCGCTGCTCACGCACTCGGGCGGACACGGCGGCCACCCCCGCACCCACCCGCTGCCCCGCCAGGCACTGGGCGGCGCCGACACCGACGACGAGCGGCTCGGCGGTTCGGTCGCCCGCTGGGTCGTCGCGGTGGCCGTGCTCGCAGTGCTGACGATAGTCGTCGTCATCGCCTTCAACACGTTCGGCGGCGGCACCCGCGACGTCCAGGTGCCCGACGTGCGCGGCCAGGTTTCCGCCGACGCGATCGCGGTACTGCAGAACCGCGGCTTCAAGACGCGCACCTTGCAGAAGCCGGACTCGACGATCCCACCGGACCACGTCATCGACACCGACCCCGACGCCAACGCGTCGGTGAGTGCCGGTGACGAGATCACCATCAACGTATCCACGGGGCCCGAGCAGCGTGAGATGCCCGACGTCTCCTCGCTGAGCTACGGCGAGGCGGTCAAGAAGCTCAAAGCCGCCGGGTTCACCAAGTTCAAGCAGGCCAGTTCGCCGTCCACCCCGGACCTGATGGGCAAGGTCATCGGGACCAACCCGCCGGCCAACCAGACCTCGGCGATCACCAACGTCATCACCGTCATCGTCGGCTCCGGCCCGGAGACCAAGCAGGTCCCCGACGTGGCGGGCCAGACCGTCGACGTCGCGCAGAAGAACCTCACCGTGTACGGCTTCACCAAGTTCAGTCAGGCCGACGTGGACAGTCCAAGGCCAGCCGGCGAGGTGGTCGGCACCAACCCGCCCAAGGGCACCGCGGTCCCGGTCGACTCGGTCATCGAGCTGCAGGTCTCCAAGGGCAACCAGTTCGTGATGCCCGACGTGACCAACATGTTCTGGACCGACGCCGAACCGCGGTTACGCGCGCTGGGCTGGACCGGGGTGCTGGACAAGGGCCCCGACGTCGACGCCGGCGGTTCCATGCACAACAAGGTGGTGTATCAGAACCCGCCCGCCGGGGCCGGGGTCAACCGCGACGGCATCATCACGCTGAAGTTCGGTCAGTAG
- a CDS encoding PE family protein — MSNLFTMPEFLQNAASDLAGIGSAIRSANAMAAAPTTGVLAAGTDEVSVAVTSLFSTHATTYQQVSSLVEDFHARFVQALIGAGQTYAAAEAANVLPLQSLGQGMGNSAAAAQATLANYGYGNVGQGNFGFFNTGTLNFGIGNVSPNFTPTNPISQFGGFGLFNTGIDNVGAFNSGSVNIGIGNVSPNFTPGNPLTQFGSLGMFNNGIDNVGIGNVGVNNQGLPVPLLSLLGVGNHGTFNQGLFNTGNYNTGIGLVGDHLIGIGPLHVSD; from the coding sequence ATGTCCAATCTATTTACGATGCCGGAGTTTTTACAAAATGCGGCATCAGACTTGGCGGGCATCGGTTCGGCGATCCGCTCCGCCAACGCCATGGCCGCAGCCCCGACGACCGGCGTGCTGGCAGCGGGCACCGACGAGGTGTCGGTCGCGGTGACCTCGTTGTTTTCCACACACGCCACGACATATCAACAGGTGAGCTCGCTCGTCGAAGATTTTCACGCCCGGTTCGTCCAGGCATTGATCGGCGCCGGGCAGACGTATGCGGCGGCCGAGGCCGCCAACGTTCTGCCGTTGCAGAGCCTGGGGCAAGGCATGGGCAACAGCGCCGCGGCCGCCCAGGCGACGCTGGCCAATTACGGTTACGGCAATGTCGGCCAGGGCAACTTCGGTTTCTTCAACACCGGGACCTTGAATTTCGGTATCGGCAACGTCAGCCCCAACTTCACCCCCACCAACCCCATCAGCCAGTTCGGCGGTTTCGGTCTGTTCAACACCGGTATCGACAACGTCGGGGCCTTCAACAGCGGCAGTGTGAACATCGGGATCGGCAACGTCAGCCCCAACTTCACACCGGGCAATCCGCTGACGCAATTCGGCAGCCTCGGCATGTTCAACAACGGGATCGACAACGTCGGGATCGGCAATGTCGGGGTCAACAACCAGGGCCTGCCCGTGCCCCTGCTGAGCCTGCTGGGCGTGGGCAACCACGGCACGTTCAACCAGGGCCTGTTCAACACCGGCAACTACAACACCGGCATCGGCCTGGTCGGCGACCACCTCATCGGCATCGGCCCGTTGCACGTCAGCGACTAG